The proteins below are encoded in one region of Sebastes fasciatus isolate fSebFas1 chromosome 16, fSebFas1.pri, whole genome shotgun sequence:
- the LOC141752564 gene encoding uncharacterized protein LOC141752564, which yields MATSRSVIVAKKLLRKALRMTASLKRAYLKRDHRKRAQPKRAQLKRDHLKRAQLKRDHLKRDHLKRDHQKRDHLKRDHQKRDIQTTDLLNTDLLNTDLLNEDLLNTDLLNTDLLNEDLLNTDLLNEDLLNTDCLMTAILTDLESLTEQKRTEIQSPSSLTKIEFLQAVIHDLQEAQEVNSNESLLNTTPEDQTHENLLKAPFAEDQTHENLLMAPSAEDQTHENLLMAPSAEELAHENLPKAPSAEDQTESWWSRPKVLQKVARFAIIGMVGAIAYKTINHGI from the coding sequence ATGGCAACATCACGTAGCGTCATTGTGGCAAAGAAGTTACTGAGGAAAGCTCTACGGATGACAGCTTCCCTGAAGAGAGCTTACCTGAAGAGAGATCACAGGAAGAGAGCTCAGCCGAAGAGAGCTCAGCTTAAGAGAGATCACCTGAAGAGAGCTCAGCTGAAGAGAGATCACCTGAAGAGAGATCACCTGAAGAGAGATCACCAGAAGAGAGATCACCTGAAGAGAGATCACCAGAAGAGAGATATCCAGACAACAGATCTTCTGAACACAGATCTCCTGAACACAGATCTCCTGAACGAAGATCTCCTGAACACAGATCTCCTGAACACAGATCTCCTGAACGAAGATCTCCTGAACACAGATCTCCTGAACGAAGATCTCCTGAACACAGATTGCCTGATGACAGCTATCCTGACCGACCTTGAATCTCTGACAGAGCAAAAACGTACAGAAATTCAATCTCCGTCATCTCTGACGAAGATTGAATTTCTTCAGGCAGTCATTCACGATCTTCAGGAAGCTCAGGAAGTCAACAGCAATGAGAGCTTGTTGAACACTACACCTGAGGATCAGACACATGAGAACCTCCTAAAGGCTCCATTTGCTGAGGATCAGACACATGAGAACCTCCTAATGGCTCCATCTGCTGAGGATCAGACACATGAGAACCTCCTAATGgctccatctgctgaggaacTCGCACATGAGAACCTCCCAAAGGCTCCATCTGCTGAGGATCAGACCGAAAGTTGGTGGTCCAGACCTAAAGTTCTACAGAAAGTAGCTCGGTTTGCTATCATCGGCATGGTGGGTGCAATTGCATATAAAACCATCAATCATgggatatga
- the LOC141752877 gene encoding 15-hydroxyprostaglandin dehydrogenase [NAD(+)] translates to MAVEGKVAVVTGAAMGIGRAMTEILLKNGAKVALLDVNETAGKSLIEALNKQYGRERTLFLNCNVESEEQVKAAFQTTAETFGGIDIVCNNAGILDETTWEKTVSINLMGVIRVAYLAMEHMSKLSGGRGGVIVNTASLAGIGPLPNCPVYTATKHGVVGFTRAMGAASTASGYGIRFNVLCPGFVQTDLFSAIPFKLGRFSHLVDVSQQLVDKLGILTVSEIAESLLELVTDETKNGEAYVVFPKGKQYVTFPSVIP, encoded by the exons ATGGCGGTAGAAGGTAAAGTCGCTGTAGTGACTGGAGCAGCGATGGGAATAGGAAGAGCAATGACTGAGATACTCCTGAAAAACGGTGCCAAG GTAGCCCTCCTTGATGTGAATGAAACTGCTGGAAAGAGTTTAATAGAAGCCCTAAACAAACAATATGGACGGGAGAGAACTTTGTTCCTGAACTGCAATGTTGAATCAGAGGAGCAAGTCAAAG CTGCCTTTCAGACAACCGCAGAAACCTTCGGAGGAATAGACATCGTGTGCAACAACGCTGGCATCTTGGATGAGACCACGTGGGAGAAAACTGTCTCCATAAACCTT ATGGGTGTTATCAGGGTAGCCTACCTGGCCATGGAGCACATGAGCAAGTTGAGTGGAGGTCGGGGCGGGGTCATCGTCAACACGGCATCCTTGGCAG GTATTGGCCCTCTGCCAAACTGTCCTGTCTATACAGCCACCAAGCACGGAGTCGTCGGCTTCACTCGAGCCATGGGG GCTGCCTCTACCGCATCAGGTTACGGTATTCGGTTCAACGTCCTTTGCCCAGGTTTCGTCCAAACGGACCTCTTCTCTGCTATTCCATTCAAACTGGGGCGATTCTCCCACCTGGTTGATGTATCCCAACAATTAGTAGATAAGCTTGGGATATTAAC TGTGTCTGAGATAGCAGAGTCCCTCCTGGAGCTGGTGACGGATGAGACGAAGAACGGAGAGGCCTACGTGGTGTTCCCTAAAGGAAAGCAATACGTGACTTTTCCTTCAGTAATCCCGTAG
- the LOC141753068 gene encoding sodium-dependent phosphate transport protein 2A-like yields the protein MVETQRVKTVVSALCKIPLPFLLLYLFVCSLDILSSAFQLAGGRVAGDIFQENAILSNPVAGLVVGILVTVLVQSSSTSTSIIVSLVSSGLLDVQSAIPIIMGSNIGTSVTNTIVALMQAGEREEFERAFAGATVHDCFNWLSVLVLLPLEAASGMLRRLSQAVVDTLQLSTGKEAPPELLKVLTEPLTKMIIQLDRSVITAIATGDQSVRNKSLVKHWCQSTTVKDNETSWGTHNLSEHTQKCRHLFVDCSLSDLAIGLILLACSLLVMCSCLILLVKLLNSLLKGQVASVINKVVNTDFPFPFTWLAGYLALLVGAGMTFLVQSSSVFTSAITPLIGIGVISIERAYPLTLGSNLGTTTTATLAALASPGDKLAAATQVALCHLFFNLFGILLWYPMPATRLPIRMACALGNITARYRWFAVLYLLLCFLLLPSLVFALSMAGWKVMTGIGVPVIMVIISGATVNMLQACRPDCLPPRLQNWDFLPVCMTSLQPLDDLITGVTLWCRHGRGWNCKGNDGPETSLEGVAVNPERKVGEKWKQSGEGQEIIDKSWRKQRELDKPGCCDLQYNEENNRDNTATDMSSENNILSLTALWSINKDTNLTNQGTQLSSTHL from the exons ATGGTGGAAACACAGCGAGTGAAAACTGTGGTATCTGCTCTCTGCAAAATCCCGCTCCCGTTTCTGCTCCTGTACCTCTTTGTGTGCTCTCTTGACATTTTAAGCTCTGCCTTCCAACTAGCTGGAG GCAGGGTAGCAGGAGATATCTTCCAGGAAAATGCCATCCTGTCTAACCCAGTGGCAGGGCTGGTGGTGGGAATACTGGTgacagtgttagttcagagctcctctacctctacctccaTTATAGTCAGCCTCGTCTCTTCTGGTT TGCTGGATGTTCAGTCAGCCATTCCTATTATCATGGGCTCCAACATCGGAACATCAGTCACCAATACCATTGTTGCTCTAATGCAGgctggggagagagaggagtttgAAAG GGCATTTGCTGGAGCTACAGTCCACGACTGTTTTAATTGGCTGTCTGTCCTGGTGCTTCTGCCTCTGGAAGCTGCGAGTGGGATGTTGAGGCGACTGTCACAGGCCGTGGTCGACACACTACAGCTCAGTACTGGAAAAGAAGCTCCTCCTGAACTTCTTAAAGTCCTCACTGAGCCACTCACTAAAATGATTATCCAG CTGGATCGGTCAGTCATTACAGCCATCGCTACAGGAGACCAGAGTGTGAGGAACAAGAGTCTGGTGAAGCATTGGTGTCAAAGTACAACCGTGAAG GACAATGAAACATCCTGGGGAACACACAACCTTTCAGAACATACACAGAAAT GTAGGCATCTCTTTGTGGACTGCTCTTTGTCAGACTTGGCCATAGGTCTGATCCTTCTGGCTTGCTCCCTATTGGTAATGTGCAGCTGTCTGATACTGCTGGTTAAACTGCTCAACTCACTGCTGAAGGGCCAGGTGGCCAGTGTTATTAATAAAGTTGTTAATACAG ATTTCCCCTTCCCGTTTACCTGGCTGGCAGGTTATCTGGCTCTATTAGTGGGAGCAGGCATGACCTTTTTGGTTCAGAGCAGTTCCGTCTTCACCTCTGCCATCACTCCTCTCATAG GGATTGGTGTGATCAGTATTGAAAGAGCCTACCCTTTAACCCTGGGTTCCAACCTTGGAACAACTACAACAGCTACACTGGCAGCCCTGGCTAGTCCTGGAGATAAGCTAGCTGCTGCTACACAG GTTGCTTTGTGTCATTTATTCTTTAACCTCTTTGGTATCCTGCTGTGGTATCCCATGCCAGCCACCCGCTTACCCATACGTATGGCCTGTGCCCTTGGCAACATCACTGCCAG GTACCGCTGGTTTGCCGTTTTGtacctcctcctctgcttcctgCTGCTCCCATCCCTCGTGTTTGCCCTCTCCATGGCAGGGTGGAAGGTGATGACCGGGATTGGTGTCCCAGTCATTATGGTGATTATATCTGGTGCAACAGTAAACATGCTCCAGGCGTGCAGACCTGATTGTTTGCCACCTAGACTGCAGAACTGGGACTTTCTTCCTGTTTGTATGACCTCGCTGCAGCCCCTTGATGACCTCATCACCGGGGTGACCCTATGGTGCAGGCACGGAAGAG GTTGGAATTGCAAGGGAAATGATGGCCCAGAAACATCACTGGAGGGCGTTGCTGTCAACCCTGAGAGAAAAGTTGGAGAGAAATGGAAGCAGAGTGGGGAAGGACAAGAGATAATAGATAAGAGCTGGCGGAAACAAAGAGAACTGGACAAACCTGGATGTTGTGATCTACAATACAATGAGGAAAACAACCGAGACAACACAGCCACCGACATGTCGTCAGAGAACAACATATTAAGCTTGACCGCATTGTGGTCcataaataaagacacaaaCTTAACCAATCAGGGCACTCAACTGAGCAGCACTCACTTATAG